One genomic region from Fusobacteriaceae bacterium encodes:
- a CDS encoding tetratricopeptide repeat protein translates to MKKLDDLHDADRHQEVIDEIEALETADQTDWRVTGKLARALNNLGWYAEALEKLLEIEPYKDLDKYWYYRVGYSYSGLEDYENAIVYFEKSRQLDPDDVWTLFELGWNYEKVGRNAESLETLQRAYELDPEKDPAILREICNLWEKLGEHEKAVEGLVKVLAESEETAGLASQLAFNYIKLKQLDLAGEYLIKAIELGRSDSWVYGQLGWVLGTQNREEEAVNWLRKAVSSEQRAGLDVDPWLYGQLGWNLGNLKRYEESLAEFQKIVEMGQADAWVYGQIGWTLGQMERYEEELSYLEKALALDPDDNWLYSEMGEVWNHLDDPDKAVGYFLQSKEMGRDDIWINSRLGYMYSRKNDRETALPYLFRAKELGREDVWLFSELAWNLGASGHYEEELEYLIKVVEMGRKDIWVYRELGWAYLQTRDANRSLTYFQTAEEMEEPDDWLYTQLGRAWNLKGDYEKALEYSFKAKDKTAGDDPWLLSQIGQILGNLERYKEALEYLNQAEKAGRDDIWLYSEIGWNLGGLEAHEQALEYFRKVEEMGRQDAWLYSQFAWSYGKTGQYEKSVDYYRKARELDPVDPWILYNLAAAYEKVREREQAIRCYLDVIETGEYQGWTQLQLAKLYAEGGMETEARQYLKETALYLDTNAGEVKEKIEAVQALLHAPQRFLS, encoded by the coding sequence TTGAAAAAATTGGACGATCTTCACGACGCCGACAGGCATCAGGAGGTCATCGATGAAATAGAAGCCCTCGAGACGGCCGACCAGACCGATTGGCGCGTCACGGGGAAATTGGCGCGGGCCCTGAACAATCTCGGCTGGTACGCCGAGGCCCTCGAAAAGCTCCTTGAGATCGAGCCCTACAAGGATCTCGACAAATACTGGTATTACCGGGTCGGCTACTCCTACAGCGGCCTCGAGGACTACGAAAACGCCATCGTCTACTTTGAAAAATCGCGGCAATTGGATCCCGACGACGTCTGGACGCTCTTTGAGCTCGGCTGGAATTACGAAAAAGTCGGCCGCAACGCCGAATCTCTGGAGACGCTGCAAAGGGCCTACGAGCTTGATCCCGAAAAGGATCCCGCCATTTTGAGGGAGATCTGCAATCTCTGGGAAAAATTGGGCGAGCACGAAAAGGCCGTGGAGGGCCTTGTCAAGGTGCTGGCGGAATCCGAAGAGACCGCGGGACTGGCGAGTCAGCTGGCCTTCAACTACATCAAGCTGAAACAGCTGGACCTGGCCGGGGAATATCTGATCAAGGCTATAGAATTGGGCCGCAGCGACTCCTGGGTTTACGGGCAGCTGGGCTGGGTGCTGGGGACGCAGAACCGCGAGGAAGAGGCGGTCAACTGGCTCCGGAAGGCCGTTTCGTCCGAGCAGCGGGCAGGCCTCGACGTGGATCCCTGGCTCTACGGGCAGTTGGGCTGGAATCTCGGCAATCTCAAACGTTATGAAGAATCCCTGGCGGAATTTCAGAAAATCGTGGAAATGGGGCAGGCCGACGCCTGGGTCTACGGACAGATCGGCTGGACCCTCGGGCAAATGGAGCGTTATGAGGAGGAATTGAGTTACCTCGAAAAGGCGCTGGCCCTCGATCCCGACGACAACTGGCTTTATTCGGAAATGGGCGAGGTCTGGAACCATCTGGACGACCCCGACAAGGCCGTCGGATATTTTCTCCAATCGAAGGAAATGGGCCGGGACGACATCTGGATCAACAGCCGCCTGGGCTATATGTACAGTCGGAAAAACGACCGGGAGACGGCGCTTCCCTATCTTTTCCGGGCAAAGGAACTGGGCCGTGAAGACGTCTGGCTCTTTTCGGAACTCGCGTGGAACCTCGGGGCCTCCGGCCATTATGAAGAGGAGCTCGAATACTTGATCAAAGTCGTCGAAATGGGCCGGAAGGACATCTGGGTCTACCGGGAACTGGGCTGGGCCTACTTGCAGACCCGCGACGCCAACCGGTCCCTCACGTATTTTCAGACGGCCGAGGAAATGGAAGAGCCTGACGACTGGCTTTATACGCAGTTGGGCCGGGCCTGGAACCTCAAGGGCGACTACGAAAAGGCGCTGGAATACTCGTTCAAGGCCAAGGACAAGACCGCCGGCGACGATCCTTGGCTGCTGTCCCAGATCGGACAGATTTTGGGGAATCTTGAGCGTTACAAAGAGGCCCTCGAATACCTCAATCAGGCGGAAAAAGCGGGCCGCGACGACATCTGGCTCTATTCGGAGATCGGCTGGAATTTGGGCGGTCTGGAGGCCCACGAGCAGGCCCTCGAATACTTCCGGAAGGTGGAGGAAATGGGCCGTCAGGACGCCTGGCTCTATTCGCAGTTCGCGTGGAGCTACGGCAAGACCGGACAGTACGAAAAGTCCGTGGATTATTATCGCAAGGCGCGGGAATTGGACCCCGTGGACCCCTGGATCCTCTATAACCTCGCGGCGGCCTACGAAAAGGTCCGGGAGCGGGAACAGGCCATCCGTTGCTATCTGGACGTCATCGAAACCGGCGAGTACCAGGGCTGGACCCAGTTGCAACTGGCGAAGCTCTACGCCGAAGGCGGCATGGAAACCGAGGCCCGGCAATACCTCAAAGAGACGGCGCTCTATCTCGATACGAACGCCGGCGAGGTCAAAGAAAAAATCGAAGCGGTACAGGCGCTGTTGCACGCGCCCCAGCGCTTTTTATCCTGA
- a CDS encoding O-methyltransferase produces the protein MKETEILKTMETGDEKTREDRTGIEEKPQLPAIVHDYLAGRIRKRADKYAFAAMLKRLEGEARERGIPIVSPEVREYLRFIAENPQIRHVLEIGTATGYSGIVLADAIRRRGGELVTIEKDGGRAREAATNFAACGLDNVRLLHGDALEWIPALTETFDLIFIDAAKGRYPDFYAAAYGKLRAGGLVFIDNILFRGYVCGVFPGRYKTIARRMGAFIDALYEGEDDFALLPFGDGVGLVRKRDGTS, from the coding sequence ATGAAAGAGACGGAAATCCTGAAAACCATGGAAACCGGAGACGAAAAGACCCGAGAGGACCGGACGGGCATCGAAGAAAAGCCGCAATTACCGGCAATTGTCCATGACTATCTGGCCGGACGGATCCGCAAGCGGGCGGACAAATACGCATTTGCCGCGATGTTGAAGCGCCTTGAGGGCGAGGCCCGGGAACGCGGGATTCCCATCGTGTCGCCGGAAGTACGGGAATATCTGCGCTTTATCGCGGAAAACCCGCAAATACGGCATGTCCTGGAGATCGGGACGGCCACGGGCTATTCGGGCATTGTCCTTGCCGACGCCATCCGCCGTCGGGGCGGAGAACTCGTGACCATCGAAAAGGACGGGGGCAGGGCCCGGGAGGCGGCGACAAACTTCGCGGCCTGCGGTCTCGACAACGTGCGGCTCTTGCATGGGGACGCCCTTGAATGGATCCCCGCTTTGACGGAAACCTTTGATTTGATTTTTATTGACGCGGCCAAGGGCCGCTATCCGGATTTTTACGCGGCGGCCTATGGCAAATTGCGGGCCGGGGGCCTTGTGTTCATCGACAATATTTTGTTCCGGGGATACGTCTGCGGCGTGTTTCCGGGGCGCTACAAGACCATCGCCAGGCGCATGGGGGCCTTTATCGACGCCCTTTACGAAGGCGAAGACGATTTCGCGCTGCTGCCTTTCGGAGACGGCGTGGGACTGGTCAGGAAACGGGACGGAACATCATGA